Proteins from one Chitinophaga oryzae genomic window:
- a CDS encoding histidine phosphatase family protein yields the protein MDAGWLSFTMQLMRLLPVIFCLLLLAACKPKAPVRQPVPVSEDTTFLTGTFYLVRHAERYPGGADTTLTPEGFQRAGLLYERLKNAHLDKIYLTPYLRSVQTADSLRIKQKLDTCFYKADTTGESLIYEITRHGDWGKRILVIGHSNTLVPALRGLRAKPHMNMLGEDEYNWLFIVHKTSAGTSLTEDCY from the coding sequence ATGGACGCCGGTTGGCTGTCTTTCACCATGCAGCTTATGCGTTTACTGCCTGTCATATTTTGCCTCCTCTTGCTGGCTGCCTGCAAACCCAAGGCGCCTGTAAGGCAACCGGTGCCGGTATCGGAAGACACTACTTTCCTCACGGGCACGTTCTATCTCGTCCGGCATGCGGAGCGTTATCCCGGCGGCGCCGATACCACCCTCACCCCGGAAGGCTTCCAACGCGCCGGCCTTTTATATGAACGGCTGAAAAACGCCCATCTCGACAAGATTTACCTGACGCCTTACCTCCGCAGCGTCCAGACGGCCGACAGCCTCCGGATCAAACAAAAGCTGGATACCTGCTTCTATAAGGCGGATACCACCGGGGAATCGCTGATTTATGAGATCACAAGGCATGGCGACTGGGGCAAACGGATTTTGGTGATTGGCCATAGTAATACGCTGGTGCCCGCGCTGCGCGGCCTGCGCGCCAAACCGCATATGAACATGCTGGGAGAGGACGAATACAACTGGCTGTTCATTGTTCATAAAACATCTGCCGGAACAAGCCTTACGGAGGACTGCTACTAG
- the glmS gene encoding glutamine--fructose-6-phosphate transaminase (isomerizing) → MCGIVAYIGHREAYPVVLKGLKRLEYRGYDSAGVAIINDGLRVYKKKDKVAALEEYASSYDMRSPIAIGHTRWATHGEPCDRNAHPHVSSDGKLSMVHNGIIENYVQLKQELVNQGHVFQSDTDTEVLLHFIEEIKKQNQCPLEEALRIALKRVVGAYVIVLIDEDNPDTLIAARKGSPLVIGVGKGEHFLASDASPIVEYTKEVVYVNDYEIAIIKADELILKNISNERQTPYIQKLDIELAAIEKGGYAHFMLKEIFEQPQTIFDSLRGRLDAKKGTLTMGGIREYAETLSNAKRIIIVACGTSWHAGLVAEYMIEELCRIPVEVEYASEFRYRNPVVGPGDVIIAISQSGETADTLVAIEAAKEKGAIILGVCNVVGSSIARLSHAGAYTHAGPEIGVASTKAFTAQLAVLCLVGLKIAAEKGSVTAQRFQHLLDELDQVPEKVATALKLDDQVQKIAAKYKDARDFLYLGRGYNFPVALEGALKLKEISYIHAEGYPAAEMKHGPIALVDENLPVVIVATKDSYYEKVVSNIQEIKARKGKVIAVVTEGDQTIPPMADDVIFVPSADELVAPIISVIPLQLLAYHIGVMKGFDVDKPRNLAKSVTVE, encoded by the coding sequence ATGTGTGGAATTGTAGCTTACATCGGGCACAGAGAAGCATACCCGGTAGTATTGAAAGGCCTTAAAAGACTGGAATACCGCGGTTACGACAGCGCTGGCGTAGCCATTATCAACGACGGACTGCGGGTTTACAAAAAGAAAGACAAAGTAGCGGCACTGGAAGAATATGCCTCCAGTTACGACATGCGCAGCCCCATCGCCATCGGGCATACCCGGTGGGCGACGCATGGCGAACCGTGTGACCGCAACGCGCATCCCCACGTTTCCAGTGACGGAAAACTGTCGATGGTACATAACGGCATCATCGAAAACTATGTACAGCTGAAACAGGAACTGGTCAACCAGGGACATGTTTTTCAAAGCGATACCGACACCGAAGTGCTGCTGCACTTTATTGAAGAGATCAAAAAACAAAACCAGTGCCCGCTGGAAGAAGCCCTGCGCATCGCCCTTAAAAGGGTCGTGGGCGCTTATGTGATCGTACTGATCGACGAAGACAACCCGGACACGCTGATTGCGGCGCGTAAAGGCAGCCCCCTCGTGATCGGCGTTGGCAAAGGAGAACATTTCCTCGCTTCCGACGCCTCTCCCATCGTGGAATACACTAAAGAAGTAGTCTATGTCAACGATTACGAAATTGCCATTATCAAAGCGGATGAACTGATCCTGAAAAATATTTCCAACGAAAGACAGACGCCGTACATACAGAAGCTGGACATCGAGCTGGCAGCCATCGAAAAAGGCGGCTACGCCCACTTCATGCTGAAAGAAATTTTTGAGCAGCCGCAAACGATCTTCGACAGCCTGCGCGGCCGTCTCGATGCTAAAAAAGGTACCCTCACCATGGGCGGTATCCGCGAATACGCCGAAACGCTCAGCAACGCCAAACGTATCATCATTGTTGCCTGCGGCACCTCCTGGCATGCGGGCCTCGTAGCGGAATATATGATCGAGGAGCTATGCCGTATCCCCGTGGAAGTGGAATACGCCTCCGAGTTCCGTTACCGTAATCCGGTGGTAGGCCCCGGTGATGTGATCATCGCCATCTCCCAGTCCGGCGAAACAGCCGACACGCTGGTGGCGATTGAAGCCGCCAAAGAAAAAGGCGCCATCATCCTTGGCGTATGTAACGTAGTAGGTTCGTCCATCGCCCGCCTCTCTCACGCCGGCGCCTATACGCACGCAGGCCCTGAAATCGGCGTAGCCAGCACCAAAGCCTTCACCGCGCAGCTGGCCGTGCTGTGCCTCGTAGGCCTGAAAATAGCCGCAGAGAAAGGCTCCGTTACCGCCCAGCGTTTCCAGCACCTGCTCGATGAACTTGACCAGGTACCTGAAAAAGTGGCGACAGCCCTTAAGCTGGACGACCAGGTACAGAAGATCGCCGCCAAATACAAAGACGCACGCGACTTCCTCTACCTGGGCCGCGGTTATAACTTCCCGGTGGCGCTGGAGGGAGCGCTCAAACTCAAAGAAATTTCCTACATCCACGCAGAAGGTTATCCCGCAGCGGAAATGAAACACGGTCCCATTGCACTGGTAGACGAAAACCTGCCTGTGGTGATCGTGGCCACCAAAGACAGCTACTACGAAAAAGTAGTATCCAACATACAAGAGATCAAAGCCCGCAAAGGTAAAGTGATAGCGGTTGTGACGGAAGGAGACCAAACCATTCCTCCCATGGCAGATGACGTTATTTTTGTACCTTCAGCAGATGAACTCGTTGCACCTATTATCTCCGTTATCCCCTTGCAACTGCTCGCTTATCACATCGGCGTCATGAAAGGGTTTGACGTAGACAAACCGAGGAACCTGGCGAAGAGTGTGACTGTTGAATAA
- a CDS encoding S9 family peptidase has protein sequence MTKWVLPAIIFLSANSLYAQQPGPLTVEKIMRDPKWIGTSPDNLFWGTDNQTVYFSWNPDQQMADSLYAAGIKNHTPVKTNAADRGLISARSRGWYNTDRTLLTYSYQGDVYLMEIKSGKTVRVTQTAAAEVNPEFSFGGRQIVYSQNRDLFAWDRATGVTTQLTSFTAGNKPAAEKDELQKGNDQEKYLKAQQLELLAVVRDQKAQRDALTAFNKQYEAKPLRKLYLSDKKLSAVQISPDGRYITYKLYKEGDGKNTIVPEFVTATGFTTDIHSREKVGAPQGTQESFIYDRERDTVLPIVLKDLPGIKDLPDYSKDYPGRDSARVRPVAVSGIIWSDKGTHAIADIRSDDNKDRWIVLLDLSTGKVKSLNRQRDEAWIGGPGISGWQISSGLGWIDENTCWYQSEATGYSHLYTTQVVTGQTQQLTQGNYEVQEATLSNDKKHFYIVTNEVHPGEKQLYRISVTGGKAERITTMEGAHEVSISPDQQWIAYRYSYSTKPWELYLQPNKPGGKAVQITHMAQSAEFKAYPWRDPQVITFTARDNQPVYARLYTPDPAKRNGAAVIFVHGAGYLQNAHKWWSSYFREYMFHNLLTDKGYTVLDVDYRGSAGYGRNWRTGIYRYMGGKDLDDEVDAAKYLAEKLQVDAGRIGIYGGSYGGFMTLMAMFTKPGVFAAGAALRSVTDWAHYNHGYTSNILNEPFTDSIAYRRSSPIYFAEGLKGKLLMCHGMVDTNVHFQDIVRLSQRLIELGKDNWELAVYPVEDHGFTTPSSWTDEYKRILHLFDNTLLK, from the coding sequence ATGACAAAATGGGTATTGCCCGCCATTATTTTTTTATCAGCCAACAGTCTCTATGCCCAGCAACCAGGGCCGCTTACGGTAGAAAAAATCATGCGCGATCCTAAATGGATAGGCACTTCTCCAGATAATCTTTTCTGGGGGACCGACAACCAGACCGTCTATTTCAGCTGGAACCCTGACCAGCAAATGGCCGATTCTCTCTATGCCGCCGGCATCAAAAATCATACGCCGGTAAAGACCAACGCCGCCGACCGCGGCCTGATCTCAGCCAGGTCCCGTGGCTGGTACAATACCGACAGGACGCTGCTCACCTACAGTTACCAGGGCGATGTATACCTGATGGAGATAAAATCAGGCAAAACGGTCCGCGTTACACAGACCGCCGCCGCGGAAGTTAACCCGGAGTTCAGCTTTGGCGGCCGGCAGATCGTATATTCACAAAACCGCGACCTCTTTGCCTGGGACAGGGCCACCGGCGTTACCACCCAGCTCACCAGCTTCACTGCCGGTAACAAGCCTGCCGCAGAAAAAGACGAACTGCAGAAAGGCAACGACCAGGAGAAATACCTGAAAGCACAGCAGCTGGAACTGCTGGCCGTTGTGCGGGACCAGAAGGCCCAAAGAGACGCCCTTACTGCATTTAACAAACAATACGAAGCGAAGCCATTGCGTAAACTATACCTGAGCGACAAGAAGCTGAGTGCCGTACAGATCAGTCCCGATGGCCGTTATATCACCTATAAACTTTATAAGGAAGGTGACGGTAAAAATACCATTGTGCCTGAATTTGTAACCGCGACCGGCTTTACTACGGATATCCATTCCCGTGAGAAAGTAGGCGCACCGCAGGGCACACAGGAATCTTTCATTTACGACCGGGAGCGGGACACTGTGCTGCCGATAGTGCTGAAAGACCTGCCCGGTATCAAAGACCTCCCCGACTACAGTAAAGACTATCCCGGAAGAGACAGCGCCCGGGTGCGGCCTGTGGCCGTCAGCGGCATCATCTGGTCCGACAAAGGGACCCATGCCATTGCCGACATACGTTCCGATGATAACAAGGACCGCTGGATCGTGTTGCTGGACCTCAGTACCGGTAAGGTTAAATCCCTGAACCGGCAGCGTGACGAAGCCTGGATAGGCGGCCCCGGTATCAGCGGATGGCAGATCAGTTCCGGCCTGGGATGGATCGATGAAAATACCTGCTGGTACCAGTCAGAAGCCACCGGGTATTCCCATCTGTATACCACGCAGGTGGTGACCGGCCAGACCCAACAGCTCACCCAGGGCAACTACGAAGTACAGGAAGCTACGCTTTCCAACGATAAAAAACATTTTTACATCGTTACCAATGAAGTACATCCCGGTGAAAAACAACTTTATCGTATATCCGTTACCGGTGGCAAGGCTGAGCGCATCACTACCATGGAAGGAGCACATGAAGTAAGCATCTCGCCGGACCAGCAGTGGATCGCTTACCGTTATTCCTATTCCACCAAACCGTGGGAACTGTACCTGCAGCCCAACAAGCCGGGCGGCAAAGCGGTGCAGATCACCCATATGGCGCAATCGGCCGAATTCAAAGCTTATCCCTGGCGGGATCCGCAGGTGATCACTTTCACTGCGCGCGACAACCAGCCGGTATATGCACGGTTATACACGCCGGACCCGGCGAAGCGGAACGGCGCTGCCGTGATCTTCGTACATGGCGCCGGTTACCTGCAGAATGCCCACAAATGGTGGAGCAGCTATTTCCGGGAATACATGTTCCACAACCTGCTCACCGACAAAGGCTACACCGTACTGGACGTGGACTACCGCGGCAGCGCCGGCTACGGCCGCAACTGGCGCACCGGTATTTACCGCTACATGGGAGGCAAAGACCTGGACGATGAAGTGGATGCCGCCAAATACTTGGCAGAGAAATTGCAGGTTGACGCCGGCCGCATTGGAATTTACGGTGGCAGCTACGGCGGTTTTATGACGCTGATGGCGATGTTTACCAAACCAGGCGTGTTTGCAGCCGGTGCCGCTTTACGCTCCGTTACCGACTGGGCGCACTATAATCACGGATACACCAGCAATATCCTGAATGAACCGTTTACCGACAGTATTGCCTACCGCCGCTCTTCGCCCATTTATTTTGCGGAAGGGCTGAAAGGCAAACTGCTGATGTGCCATGGCATGGTTGATACCAACGTACACTTCCAGGATATTGTACGGCTGTCGCAACGACTGATAGAACTGGGAAAAGATAACTGGGAACTGGCAGTATACCCTGTGGAAGACCACGGGTTTACAACACCCAGCAGTTGGACGGATGAATACAAAAGAATCTTACATTTGTTCGATAATACATTGTTGAAATAA